Proteins encoded within one genomic window of Bemisia tabaci chromosome 2, PGI_BMITA_v3:
- the LOC109039991 gene encoding cuticle protein 21 translates to MAAKLFILAALFAVATCQYVAPVPAYKPAYAAPAYKVPEPVYPDAHPAYKFAYNVHDPSTYDVKSQEETRDGDYVSGVYTVAEADGTKRVVTYADNGHGFEAVVSKEGAAPAPYAPKYAAPAYPAPVAPAYPAPYHG, encoded by the coding sequence CTTTTCATTTTGGCAGCCCTCTTCGCAGTGGCCACCTGCCAGTACGTCGCCCCCGTCCCCGCCTACAAACCCGCCTACGCCGCCCCCGCCTACAAGGTCCCCGAGCCCGTCTACCCCGACGCCCACCCCGCCTACAAGTTCGCCTACAACGTCCACGACCCCTCCACCTACGACGTCAAGAGCCAGGAAGAGACCCGTGACGGCGACTACGTCTCCGGAGTCTACACCGTTGCCGAGGCCGACGGAACCAAGCGAGTGGTCACCTACGCCGACAACGGACACGGATTCGAAGCCGTCGTCTCCAAGGAAGgcgccgcccccgccccctacGCCCCCAAATACGCCGCCCCCGCCTACCCCGCCCCAGTAGCGCCCGCCTACCCCGCCCCTTACCACGGTTAA